The Mesorhizobium sp. B1-1-8 genome contains a region encoding:
- a CDS encoding response regulator, translated as MEAERIEPGEDAMPARILAVDDDDRNLLAIAEVLEGVGEVVCAQSGEEALRFLLKEEFAVILLDVLMPDLDGYETAALVRRRDRSKSTPIIFLTAINKEEAHMLRGYDVGAVDYLFKPFDPVMLRSKVMVFVDLHEKTREIERNAARERRLLEQAFKAKSDKLDAERALRHSEARQETILTSLPVCFHARSAEPPFAASYVSKGVECLTGFAPGRFLADAGFGLGRVHPDDRDEVIRSLSGAYETGSYACEFRWRCADGNYRIFFDQGVASRDGARLELLGTMQDITEQRRLESQLLQSQRLDAIGKLTGGLAHDFNNLLAAILSGLSLLERRLTLDGKTAQILDMTRRSATQGRDLIQRMLTFSRRQDLKPVTVRLSTLGDTMNGLVAPVLGGLVRFHWLVGDDIWPVHVDAAQLELALMNLIFNARDAMPSGGTLTVKAGNRSVELESDELVAGDYVVLAIEDTGSGIPGDIITKVIEPFFTTKPVGKGTGLGLSTVYGFAKQSGGTLAIDSEVGRGTTMELWLPRSRQPLDAAPETEETVTGKPDGATAAAPEAAAEERLPTVLLVDDSNPLREMTAMSLRQFGFEVIAAAGGAEALAAIEREPDRFDVIVTDFAMPLVSGVDVIRFARNLRAGWPAVIITGYADAEKILALPPDVALLNKPLDEEELVAAIRAAPGRQAKH; from the coding sequence ATGGAGGCAGAGAGAATCGAACCGGGCGAGGACGCGATGCCGGCGCGCATCCTCGCCGTCGACGACGACGACCGCAACCTGCTGGCCATCGCCGAGGTGCTCGAGGGGGTGGGCGAGGTTGTTTGCGCCCAATCCGGCGAGGAGGCGCTGCGCTTCCTGCTCAAAGAGGAGTTTGCCGTCATCCTGCTCGATGTGTTGATGCCGGATCTCGACGGCTACGAGACCGCGGCGCTGGTCCGCAGGCGCGATCGCTCGAAAAGCACGCCGATTATCTTCCTGACCGCCATCAACAAGGAAGAGGCGCATATGCTGCGCGGCTACGACGTCGGCGCGGTCGACTATCTGTTCAAGCCGTTCGATCCGGTGATGCTGCGCTCGAAGGTAATGGTGTTCGTCGATCTCCACGAAAAGACGCGCGAAATCGAGCGAAACGCGGCGCGGGAGCGGCGGCTGCTCGAACAGGCGTTCAAGGCGAAGTCGGACAAGCTCGACGCCGAGCGCGCGTTGCGTCACTCCGAGGCGCGGCAGGAAACGATCCTGACCTCGCTTCCGGTTTGTTTCCACGCCCGTTCGGCGGAGCCCCCTTTTGCCGCAAGCTATGTGTCGAAGGGGGTCGAGTGTTTGACGGGCTTCGCGCCGGGCCGCTTCCTGGCGGACGCCGGTTTCGGCCTTGGCCGAGTTCACCCCGACGACCGCGACGAGGTGATCAGATCGCTGTCGGGCGCGTATGAGACGGGCTCGTATGCCTGCGAATTCCGCTGGCGCTGCGCCGACGGAAATTACCGCATATTCTTCGACCAGGGCGTGGCATCCCGGGACGGCGCCCGCCTCGAGCTGCTCGGCACCATGCAGGACATTACCGAGCAGCGCCGCCTGGAGAGCCAGCTTCTGCAGTCGCAGCGTCTGGATGCAATCGGCAAGCTGACGGGCGGGCTCGCCCATGACTTCAACAATCTTCTCGCCGCCATTCTGTCCGGTCTCAGCTTGCTCGAACGACGACTGACGCTCGATGGCAAGACGGCCCAGATTCTCGACATGACGCGCCGCTCGGCCACTCAGGGCAGGGATCTCATCCAACGCATGCTTACTTTTTCGCGTCGCCAGGACCTGAAACCGGTGACGGTCCGGCTGTCGACCCTCGGCGACACGATGAACGGCCTGGTTGCTCCGGTTCTGGGAGGTCTCGTGCGCTTCCATTGGCTGGTGGGCGACGACATCTGGCCGGTGCATGTCGATGCGGCACAACTCGAATTGGCTCTCATGAACCTTATCTTCAACGCGCGAGACGCCATGCCTTCCGGCGGGACCTTGACCGTCAAGGCCGGCAACCGCAGCGTCGAGCTCGAAAGCGACGAACTCGTCGCGGGCGACTATGTCGTGCTGGCGATCGAGGATACGGGTTCCGGCATCCCCGGCGACATCATAACAAAGGTGATCGAGCCCTTCTTCACCACCAAGCCGGTGGGAAAGGGCACCGGGCTCGGCCTCAGCACCGTCTACGGCTTTGCCAAGCAATCGGGCGGCACCCTGGCGATCGACAGCGAGGTCGGCCGCGGCACCACGATGGAGCTTTGGCTGCCGCGCTCCCGGCAGCCTCTGGACGCCGCGCCCGAGACGGAGGAGACGGTCACGGGAAAGCCTGACGGGGCAACAGCGGCCGCGCCTGAAGCGGCGGCCGAAGAGCGGTTGCCGACGGTGCTGCTGGTCGACGACAGCAATCCCCTGCGGGAAATGACGGCCATGTCGCTCAGGCAGTTCGGCTTCGAGGTCATCGCGGCCGCGGGTGGCGCCGAGGCGCTGGCCGCCATCGAACGGGAACCTGACCGGTTCGACGTGATCGTCACCGACTTCGCCATGCCGCTGGTCTCGGGCGTTGACGTGATACGCTTTGCCCGCAATCTGCGGGCCGGCTGGCCAGCTGTCATCATCACCGGCTATGCGGATGCCGAAAAGATCCTGGCACTTCCTCCCGACGTGGCTCTGCTCAACAAGCCGCTCGACGAAGAGGAGCTTGTCGCGGCGATCCGTGCCGCGCCCGGGCGACAGGCTAAGCACTAG
- a CDS encoding helix-turn-helix transcriptional regulator, producing the protein MRRDDSTEWVSGTNAARQPLMNVKGGLSARSSRKVQEFLNENFSRKLTLAEIAAVCGLSPYHFVRAFSKTFGASPYQYVLDLRLDFAEGLLADSSMTIADIAHVSGFSSQSHFTTTMKKYRHVTPLQARLRTVKSRSGERPRRNSP; encoded by the coding sequence GTGCGGCGCGATGACTCCACCGAATGGGTTTCCGGAACCAATGCGGCGCGACAGCCGCTGATGAACGTGAAAGGCGGGCTTTCCGCACGCAGTTCGCGCAAGGTGCAGGAGTTCCTGAATGAGAATTTTTCGCGCAAGCTCACGCTTGCCGAGATTGCGGCCGTCTGCGGGCTTTCGCCTTATCACTTCGTGCGGGCTTTCTCCAAGACGTTCGGGGCATCGCCGTACCAGTACGTTCTCGACCTGCGGCTCGACTTTGCCGAGGGGCTGCTTGCCGACAGCAGCATGACGATCGCGGACATCGCCCATGTGAGCGGCTTTTCAAGCCAGAGCCATTTCACCACCACGATGAAGAAATACCGGCATGTAACGCCGTTGCAGGCGCGGCTGCGGACGGTCAAATCAAGATCGGGCGAGAGACCTCGTCGTAACAGCCCTTGA